A stretch of the Halorussus lipolyticus genome encodes the following:
- a CDS encoding M24 family metallopeptidase: protein MGFYQRDFMEGTRGTMGVDWEERINFQRLREERKERALEQMAEQELGSMLLINDPNVRYVTGLAMTGGSGADHYTLLTEDGDVVHWDTADHASNQQFNCPWLDDIRYAAPGLGNVPRASGRNSARDWLKGKMADLVVEAMDEYGVKKEPMGIDVGNQPLIQKFEERGVDVRTGECAQAMEDARKVKTRDEIECLRQVAAICEAGFQRIKETAKPGMRESEVWGEATKELWRLGAMVQGGYCTSGPNTWPKHQANTTDRVIRPGDLVYADFYNIGFMGYRSCYYRTFSMGEPTQAQKDAYEKARDDLYDVLERIEPGATTDEICKGFPDKEGEHMDWYGAEDYWEMTTNHWAHGLGLQLYEVPLIWRGLSPDHPIEIEEGMTMAVETMQPAENQGVRVEEMVVVRENGVEILSQWPVEEITTIEH, encoded by the coding sequence ATGGGCTTCTATCAGCGCGATTTCATGGAAGGCACCCGCGGCACGATGGGCGTCGATTGGGAGGAGCGAATCAACTTCCAGCGTCTGCGCGAGGAGCGCAAGGAGCGCGCCTTGGAACAGATGGCCGAGCAGGAACTCGGAAGTATGCTCCTCATCAACGACCCCAACGTCCGGTACGTGACCGGACTCGCCATGACCGGCGGGAGCGGGGCCGACCACTACACCCTCCTGACCGAGGACGGCGACGTGGTTCACTGGGACACCGCCGACCACGCCAGCAACCAGCAGTTCAACTGCCCGTGGTTGGACGACATCCGGTACGCCGCGCCGGGCCTCGGTAACGTCCCTCGTGCTTCCGGTCGGAACTCGGCCCGCGATTGGCTGAAGGGCAAGATGGCCGACCTCGTGGTCGAGGCGATGGACGAGTACGGCGTCAAGAAAGAGCCGATGGGCATCGACGTGGGCAACCAGCCACTCATCCAGAAGTTCGAGGAGCGCGGCGTGGACGTTCGGACCGGCGAATGCGCTCAGGCCATGGAGGACGCCCGGAAGGTCAAGACCCGCGACGAAATCGAGTGTCTCCGACAGGTCGCGGCCATCTGCGAGGCCGGATTCCAGCGCATCAAGGAGACCGCAAAGCCCGGCATGCGCGAGTCCGAGGTCTGGGGCGAGGCCACCAAGGAACTCTGGCGACTCGGCGCGATGGTGCAGGGCGGCTACTGCACTTCCGGCCCGAATACGTGGCCCAAGCACCAAGCCAACACGACTGACCGGGTGATTCGGCCCGGCGATTTGGTCTACGCCGACTTCTACAACATCGGCTTCATGGGCTATCGCTCCTGCTACTACCGCACCTTCAGCATGGGCGAACCCACCCAAGCCCAGAAGGACGCCTACGAGAAGGCCCGCGACGACCTCTACGACGTGTTAGAGCGCATCGAACCCGGCGCGACCACGGACGAAATCTGCAAGGGCTTCCCCGACAAGGAGGGCGAACACATGGACTGGTACGGCGCGGAGGACTACTGGGAGATGACCACCAACCACTGGGCGCACGGTCTGGGTCTCCAACTCTACGAGGTCCCGCTCATCTGGCGCGGCCTCTCGCCCGACCACCCCATCGAAATCGAGGAGGGCATGACGATGGCCGTCGAGACGATGCAACCCGCCGAGAATCAGGGTGTCCGCGTCGAGGAGATGGTGGTCGTCCGCGAGAACGGCGTCGAGATTCTGAGCCAGTGGCCCGTCGAGGAGATTACGACCATCGAACACTGA
- a CDS encoding ATP-grasp domain-containing protein, producing MTIVLIGEAEFKEFELLAEAVAERGEEAVVWDTTDWPSDVPVTFDVGGDTVTVGREFDLDEVTGVFPWVHHIFHPSLSRFADDFEDEGTRNLFMKTDQWRGIFRSLLGLFDDRGATVFYPPGTQHYDEWKPLQMEQFTAEGISVPDTVFTTDPDRAREFVADHGEVVYKPVVEEAWPNRLSESDLETAPLDRLANAPVQFQEYVEGDDVRAFFLDGEVVGASRYVTDEWTFKTESRIDDAESVDLRDEVRRDVERAGEVSPMRFGAADLRVSDETHALLEVNPGPRFAFHDLYSATDIAGVLADALVN from the coding sequence ATGACGATTGTACTTATCGGAGAAGCCGAGTTCAAGGAGTTCGAACTCCTCGCCGAGGCCGTCGCGGAGCGCGGCGAGGAGGCGGTCGTCTGGGACACGACCGACTGGCCCAGCGACGTGCCGGTGACCTTCGACGTGGGGGGCGACACGGTGACGGTCGGCAGGGAGTTCGACCTCGACGAGGTGACGGGCGTGTTCCCGTGGGTCCACCACATCTTCCACCCCTCGCTGTCGCGGTTCGCCGACGACTTCGAGGACGAAGGGACCCGGAACCTGTTCATGAAGACCGACCAGTGGCGCGGCATCTTCCGGTCGCTCCTCGGTCTGTTCGACGACCGGGGCGCGACGGTGTTCTACCCGCCGGGGACCCAGCACTACGACGAGTGGAAGCCACTCCAGATGGAGCAGTTCACTGCGGAGGGAATCTCGGTTCCGGACACGGTGTTCACGACCGACCCGGACCGCGCTCGGGAGTTCGTCGCGGACCACGGCGAAGTCGTCTACAAGCCGGTGGTCGAGGAGGCGTGGCCGAATCGGCTGTCCGAGTCGGACCTTGAGACGGCCCCGCTTGACCGACTGGCGAACGCGCCCGTCCAGTTTCAGGAGTACGTCGAGGGCGACGACGTGCGGGCGTTCTTCCTCGACGGCGAGGTGGTCGGCGCGAGTCGCTACGTGACCGACGAGTGGACCTTCAAGACCGAGAGCCGAATCGACGACGCCGAATCCGTGGACCTCCGGGACGAGGTTCGCCGGGACGTGGAACGCGCTGGGGAGGTCTCGCCGATGCGCTTCGGGGCGGCCGACCTGCGCGTCAGCGACGAGACCCACGCCCTGCTGGAGGTCAATCCGGGGCCTCGGTTCGCCTTCCACGACCTCTACAGTGCGACCGACATCGCGGGGGTCCTCGCCGACGCGCTCGTGAACTGA
- a CDS encoding LLM class flavin-dependent oxidoreductase: MEIGTGLFTCQRRPDDDRSMSEIYDEMLTLGRAIDDSGLASAWVSEHHFADDGYLSATMPTLGALAAETEDIELGTCIALAPLYDGVRLAEDAATVDLLADGRLTLGLAIGSNPTEFEEFGVPRDERVERMEDTTDLVRSAWSEGPLDYDAEFHDVSPDVTVTPKPDSEIPVMYGGSAKPAVRRAARVADAWCAPSALSIGGVRKRVEDIRKVRAEEGLRDDASEAGDAEDDFDVYVLQHGFVGDSEEEAWERMKEGYFYIQRRYAEIFSGEEVEELDDERKRELKEQAIYGTPEQVVDQLEEYRGALGDDVHFIFRTYHPGIGTDRMVECVERLGEEVVPHFE, encoded by the coding sequence ATGGAAATCGGGACCGGACTGTTCACCTGCCAGCGACGACCCGACGACGACCGGTCGATGAGCGAGATTTACGACGAGATGCTGACTCTCGGGCGCGCCATCGACGATTCTGGCCTCGCCAGCGCGTGGGTCTCGGAGCATCACTTCGCCGACGACGGCTATCTCTCGGCGACGATGCCGACCCTCGGGGCGTTGGCCGCCGAAACCGAGGACATCGAACTCGGCACCTGCATCGCCCTCGCACCGCTCTACGACGGGGTGCGCCTCGCCGAGGACGCCGCGACGGTGGACCTGCTGGCCGACGGCCGACTCACCCTCGGCCTCGCCATCGGGTCGAACCCGACCGAGTTCGAGGAGTTCGGCGTCCCCCGCGACGAGCGCGTCGAGCGAATGGAAGACACCACCGACCTCGTGCGGTCAGCGTGGTCCGAGGGACCGCTGGACTACGACGCCGAGTTCCACGACGTGTCGCCGGACGTGACCGTCACCCCCAAGCCCGACAGCGAAATTCCGGTGATGTACGGCGGGTCGGCCAAGCCAGCAGTCCGACGCGCGGCCCGAGTGGCAGATGCGTGGTGCGCGCCCTCCGCGCTCTCGATTGGGGGCGTCCGCAAGCGCGTCGAGGACATCCGGAAGGTCCGGGCCGAGGAGGGCCTGCGAGACGACGCCAGCGAGGCCGGTGACGCCGAGGACGACTTCGACGTGTACGTCCTCCAGCACGGGTTCGTCGGCGATTCGGAGGAAGAAGCGTGGGAGCGGATGAAGGAGGGCTACTTCTACATCCAGCGGCGCTACGCCGAGATTTTCTCGGGCGAGGAGGTCGAAGAACTGGACGACGAGCGCAAGCGGGAGTTGAAGGAGCAGGCAATCTACGGCACGCCCGAGCAGGTTGTAGACCAGTTGGAGGAGTACCGCGGGGCGCTGGGCGACGACGTGCATTTCATCTTCCGGACCTACCACCCCGGCATCGGCACCGACCGGATGGTCGAGTGCGTCGAGCGGTTGGGCGAGGAAGTGGTGCCCCACTTCGAGTAG
- a CDS encoding EthD domain-containing protein produces MYKHVALLVRQDDMTHDEFVDYWQNNHTPIAREIEGVTRYQTVLPTDPENAEFDGLAELYFEDLDDLHDALGSEGSRDYDPDKGKAKEAREDVDNFLDIDERPRFIGEEIIQKDEVDGDTDGLYKHSAFLVRQDGMTHDEFVDYWQNNHTPIAREIDGVVRYATVLPTDPENAEFDGIAELYFEDLDKLYDALGSEGSRDYDPDKGKAKEAREDVDNFLAIDERPRFIGQETVQKDET; encoded by the coding sequence ATGTACAAACACGTGGCCCTGCTGGTTCGGCAGGACGACATGACTCACGACGAGTTCGTGGACTACTGGCAGAACAACCACACCCCCATCGCCCGCGAAATCGAGGGTGTCACGCGCTACCAGACCGTCCTCCCGACCGACCCCGAGAACGCCGAGTTCGACGGTCTGGCCGAACTCTACTTCGAGGACTTAGACGACTTGCACGACGCCCTCGGAAGCGAGGGAAGCCGGGACTACGACCCCGACAAGGGCAAAGCCAAGGAGGCCCGCGAGGACGTGGACAACTTCCTCGACATCGACGAGCGACCCCGGTTCATCGGCGAGGAGATAATCCAGAAGGACGAGGTAGACGGCGACACCGACGGTCTCTACAAGCACTCGGCCTTCCTCGTCCGCCAAGACGGCATGACCCACGACGAGTTCGTGGACTACTGGCAGAACAACCACACCCCCATCGCTCGGGAAATCGACGGCGTGGTGCGCTACGCCACGGTCCTCCCGACTGACCCCGAGAACGCCGAGTTCGACGGGATTGCGGAACTCTACTTCGAGGACCTCGACAAACTCTACGACGCTCTCGGGAGCGAGGGAAGCCGGGACTACGACCCCGACAAGGGCAAGGCCAAGGAGGCCCGCGAGGACGTTGACAACTTCCTCGCCATCGACGAGCGACCGCGATTCATCGGGCAGGAGACGGTCCAGAAGGACGAGACGTAG
- a CDS encoding ATP-grasp domain-containing protein: protein MTIVILGETDRFKEHELVREAAEERGAETVVVPVEDWPGDAPVEHTVGSGECVLGESIRFDDVTGVFSMIQTVFPTYLPHYDWFEEKPERPAYKQLREWQQTFRSLLAIFEEHGAKIPVSPRDRYWDFHRPWMLQLYDDEDVPVPDTTFTNDPERVEEFVENHSRALVQPVNGGEGMEVIRPDDLKPERLEKLSGAPIKLQEYIPGEDTRAYVVDGEFVGQIQYGYDEDAISFKSSEVAYTDIESIRLSPDADLRETIVRAAELTPSAYAAVDVRITDDGDYTVLESNTPGRFAAHDLAGATAVGERIAEYLLAS from the coding sequence ATGACCATCGTTATTTTGGGCGAGACCGACCGGTTCAAAGAGCACGAACTCGTCCGGGAGGCCGCCGAGGAGCGCGGCGCGGAAACCGTCGTCGTCCCAGTCGAGGACTGGCCGGGGGACGCGCCGGTCGAACACACCGTGGGGAGCGGCGAGTGCGTCCTCGGCGAATCCATCCGGTTCGACGACGTGACCGGCGTCTTCTCGATGATTCAGACGGTCTTCCCGACGTATCTCCCCCACTACGACTGGTTCGAGGAGAAACCGGAGCGCCCGGCGTACAAGCAACTCCGAGAGTGGCAACAGACTTTCCGGTCGCTCCTCGCAATCTTCGAGGAACACGGCGCGAAGATACCGGTCTCGCCACGGGACCGCTACTGGGACTTCCACCGGCCGTGGATGCTCCAGTTGTACGACGACGAGGACGTTCCGGTCCCGGACACGACGTTCACTAACGACCCCGAGCGCGTCGAGGAGTTCGTGGAGAACCACTCTCGCGCGCTGGTCCAACCGGTCAACGGCGGCGAGGGCATGGAAGTGATACGGCCCGACGACCTCAAACCGGAGCGCCTCGAAAAGCTATCGGGCGCGCCCATCAAACTGCAGGAGTACATTCCCGGCGAGGACACCCGCGCCTACGTCGTTGACGGGGAGTTCGTGGGCCAGATACAGTACGGCTACGACGAGGACGCCATCTCGTTCAAGAGTTCCGAAGTCGCCTACACCGACATCGAGTCGATACGCCTCTCGCCCGACGCCGACCTCCGGGAGACGATTGTCCGGGCGGCCGAACTCACCCCCTCGGCCTATGCCGCCGTAGACGTGCGAATCACCGACGACGGCGACTACACCGTCTTGGAGAGCAACACGCCCGGTCGGTTCGCGGCCCACGACCTCGCCGGTGCGACCGCGGTCGGCGAGCGAATCGCCGAGTACCTGCTGGCGTCGTAG
- a CDS encoding SDR family NAD(P)-dependent oxidoreductase, producing the protein MDFENDVVLVTGAASGIGAATSRRFAERGATVVVTDIDVDAGKTVAEDIREAGGDAVFAELDVSDAEAFQSVVDTVVEDYGRIDVLCNNAGISGTMKAIEDITEEERDRVFDVNINGAWNGCRAVAPIMKEQGEGAIVNTASAVGLRGYTPVLPYATSKAAIVNFTRSLAGRLGPTGVRVNAVCPGMVETKMLEEHLSEFEDPESVRERGEDLHVLGRFAEPEEIANCINFLASDEASFVTGHAFVADGGCETVIE; encoded by the coding sequence ATGGATTTCGAAAACGATGTGGTCCTCGTTACTGGAGCCGCAAGCGGCATCGGTGCGGCGACATCCCGAAGATTCGCCGAACGGGGCGCAACTGTCGTCGTGACCGACATCGACGTCGATGCCGGAAAAACCGTCGCCGAGGACATCCGGGAGGCGGGTGGAGACGCGGTGTTCGCAGAACTAGACGTCAGCGACGCCGAGGCCTTCCAGAGCGTCGTGGATACCGTCGTCGAGGATTACGGGCGCATCGACGTGTTGTGCAACAACGCCGGCATTTCCGGCACGATGAAAGCCATCGAGGACATCACCGAGGAGGAACGTGACCGGGTGTTCGACGTGAACATCAACGGGGCTTGGAACGGGTGTCGGGCCGTCGCTCCCATAATGAAGGAGCAGGGCGAGGGCGCAATCGTCAACACGGCATCCGCGGTCGGACTGCGCGGGTACACGCCGGTGCTTCCCTACGCGACTTCGAAGGCCGCAATCGTGAACTTCACTCGGTCGCTGGCCGGTCGCCTCGGACCGACGGGCGTGCGCGTCAACGCGGTCTGTCCCGGAATGGTCGAGACCAAGATGCTCGAAGAACACCTCAGCGAATTCGAGGACCCCGAATCGGTCCGCGAGCGCGGCGAGGACCTGCACGTCCTCGGCCGATTCGCGGAACCCGAGGAGATAGCCAACTGTATCAACTTCCTCGCCAGCGACGAAGCCTCGTTCGTGACCGGGCACGCCTTCGTCGCGGACGGTGGTTGCGAAACGGTCATCGAGTAG
- a CDS encoding ABC transporter permease: MVGLTGFAEQLLNGLTIGMVYVLIAAGLSVIFGVMDVINFAHGELFALGAYFAFAISAPFGGAGFWIALLVAPLLVGVLGAVIERVTLRPLYDRNPLYHILLTFGLVLMLNDVITFFWGKQPKAFAEPPILAGPVTILGVSNSLYSYFIVAFGAVLSLGTWWALNNTKFGLVVRAGSQDREMVRNLGIDIDRYYTLVFGAGAALAAVAGIVLGAYQNVNPGMGNSVIIPAFVIVVLGGLGSFRGAVVGGLGVGIIQTLARTYVPVLEGLIVFALMIGVLLVKPEGLFGTSGGEGEEAEGELLAGQRGGVLTDRQRFGLGAIAVVLLAVVPLGVEVLYSEYVLTLMSEVLIWALFALSLDFVMGYAGLVSLGHALFYGTGAYAAVLVLLHVSSSAFVALAVAVAICAAIAWVIGYLSIRVSGVYFAMITLAFAQLFYRAVFKLEWTGGSDGLFGADVLYGIGGYAMELDEIAEMVPLVAEEGLFYYFLLATVVGSYLVARQMMRAPFGSVLQSIRESERRTEFVGYDVTAYKRRAFVVSGAMAGLAGGLFAVESGFVAPSLLFWLNSGEVVVMTVLGGMGTLYGPMVGAGVYIGFEEVLSSYTEQWQFFLGALFVVFVILLPRGLVSLPDKLVEAGGRAGAGGSAGTGPGAGGGPGEAHGDDAEPLAEQEVNE; this comes from the coding sequence ATGGTCGGTCTCACGGGGTTCGCCGAGCAACTGCTGAACGGGTTGACCATCGGGATGGTCTACGTCCTGATAGCCGCGGGACTGTCGGTCATCTTCGGTGTGATGGACGTCATCAACTTCGCGCACGGCGAACTGTTCGCGCTCGGGGCCTACTTCGCGTTCGCCATCTCTGCGCCCTTCGGCGGGGCAGGGTTCTGGATTGCGCTCCTCGTCGCACCCCTGCTGGTCGGCGTGCTGGGCGCGGTCATCGAGCGAGTGACTCTCCGACCGCTGTACGACCGCAACCCCCTCTATCACATCCTGCTGACCTTCGGGTTGGTGTTGATGCTCAACGACGTCATCACGTTCTTCTGGGGCAAACAGCCCAAGGCCTTCGCCGAACCGCCGATTCTGGCGGGTCCCGTGACGATTCTGGGCGTCAGCAACTCGCTGTACAGCTATTTCATCGTCGCGTTCGGCGCGGTCCTCTCGCTGGGGACGTGGTGGGCGCTGAACAACACCAAGTTCGGACTGGTGGTCCGGGCCGGGTCGCAGGACCGCGAGATGGTCCGGAATCTGGGCATCGACATCGACCGGTACTACACCCTCGTCTTCGGCGCTGGCGCGGCGCTGGCGGCAGTCGCGGGCATCGTCCTCGGTGCCTACCAGAACGTCAACCCCGGCATGGGGAACTCGGTCATCATCCCGGCGTTCGTCATCGTCGTGCTGGGCGGTCTGGGTAGCTTCCGCGGCGCAGTCGTCGGCGGACTCGGCGTCGGCATCATCCAGACGCTGGCCCGGACCTACGTCCCGGTGCTGGAGGGTCTCATCGTCTTCGCGCTGATGATAGGCGTCCTGCTGGTCAAGCCCGAAGGCCTGTTCGGGACTTCGGGCGGCGAGGGCGAGGAGGCCGAGGGCGAACTGCTGGCGGGCCAACGCGGCGGCGTGCTGACCGACCGCCAGCGATTCGGCTTGGGCGCGATTGCGGTGGTCCTCCTCGCAGTCGTTCCCCTTGGCGTCGAAGTCCTCTACTCGGAGTACGTCCTGACGCTCATGTCGGAGGTGCTGATTTGGGCGCTGTTCGCCCTGAGCCTCGACTTCGTGATGGGCTACGCCGGACTGGTCTCGCTGGGCCACGCGCTGTTCTACGGGACCGGAGCCTACGCCGCGGTGCTGGTCTTACTTCACGTTAGCTCCTCGGCGTTCGTGGCGCTCGCTGTCGCAGTCGCCATCTGCGCCGCCATCGCGTGGGTCATCGGCTACCTCTCGATTCGGGTCTCGGGGGTCTACTTTGCGATGATTACCTTGGCGTTCGCCCAACTGTTCTACCGGGCCGTCTTCAAGTTGGAGTGGACCGGCGGGAGCGACGGCCTGTTCGGGGCCGACGTGCTGTACGGAATCGGGGGGTACGCGATGGAACTGGACGAAATCGCCGAGATGGTGCCCCTCGTCGCCGAGGAGGGCCTGTTTTACTACTTCCTGCTGGCCACCGTGGTCGGGTCCTATCTCGTCGCGCGCCAGATGATGCGGGCACCCTTCGGGAGCGTCCTCCAGTCCATCCGGGAGAGCGAGCGCCGGACCGAGTTCGTCGGCTACGACGTGACCGCCTACAAGCGCCGAGCGTTCGTCGTCTCGGGCGCGATGGCGGGGCTTGCGGGCGGCCTGTTCGCGGTCGAAAGCGGGTTCGTCGCGCCCTCGCTCCTGTTCTGGCTGAACTCCGGCGAGGTCGTCGTGATGACGGTGCTGGGTGGGATGGGGACCCTCTACGGCCCGATGGTCGGTGCGGGGGTCTACATCGGGTTCGAGGAGGTCCTCTCGTCGTACACCGAGCAGTGGCAGTTCTTCCTCGGGGCGCTGTTCGTCGTCTTCGTCATCCTGCTCCCGAGAGGACTGGTCTCGCTCCCGGACAAACTGGTCGAGGCCGGCGGGAGAGCGGGCGCTGGCGGCAGTGCAGGCACGGGACCGGGTGCTGGCGGTGGTCCCGGCGAGGCCCACGGCGACGACGCCGAACCCCTCGCCGAGCAGGAGGTGAACGAGTGA
- a CDS encoding ABC transporter substrate-binding protein, translated as MGRQTNPRNAGEATERTSETDSGLSSRRNVLRLAGIAGTGALAGCIGGAGVGTQSIDTVNYGVLSPMTGPYGGLAEGQRNGAKLAVQHVNESDQFSFEISAVYEDTEADTATGRQVAQKAVQQDGAEYLMGAISSSTALALNSFAENEEVIYNPGAAAMNITGADCNEYVFRAETHTAQIAEAVAPWTANNLGTSVWFHIADYAYGQSVRREWKSRMQETSDDFTEVGVSRSQLGATNYGSYISQISNSDAELAILGMTGGDLINFVNQAANQGLKDDVTLVSPTMTFQVVRGALGPAAYGTYGGVRYVPKLDTGDNQRFVSAYQDAYDTTPDSFARVAYDSIRMTAHGIEEAGTSDPEEVKDTLAGLEVPSTFGPNRFRECDHQAMNPVWVGENVEPDSGGPANVSLQQKIEGENAIPPCDETECDL; from the coding sequence ATGGGTCGTCAAACCAACCCACGGAACGCGGGCGAAGCGACCGAGCGGACTTCGGAAACTGACTCCGGCCTCTCCTCGCGGCGGAACGTACTGCGGCTTGCAGGTATCGCGGGAACCGGCGCGCTCGCCGGGTGCATCGGCGGCGCGGGCGTCGGCACCCAGAGCATCGACACGGTGAACTACGGCGTGCTGAGTCCGATGACCGGTCCCTACGGCGGACTCGCCGAGGGCCAGCGAAACGGGGCGAAACTGGCCGTCCAGCACGTCAACGAGAGCGACCAGTTCAGTTTCGAGATAAGCGCGGTGTACGAGGACACCGAGGCCGACACCGCGACCGGTCGCCAAGTCGCCCAGAAGGCGGTCCAGCAGGACGGCGCGGAGTATCTGATGGGCGCGATTTCGAGTTCGACCGCGCTGGCGCTCAACTCGTTCGCCGAGAACGAGGAGGTCATCTACAACCCCGGCGCGGCCGCGATGAACATCACCGGCGCGGACTGCAACGAGTACGTCTTCCGGGCCGAGACCCACACCGCCCAAATCGCGGAGGCCGTCGCGCCGTGGACCGCCAACAACCTCGGAACGAGCGTCTGGTTCCACATCGCTGACTACGCCTACGGCCAGTCGGTCCGCAGGGAGTGGAAATCCCGGATGCAGGAGACCAGCGACGATTTCACCGAGGTCGGCGTCTCGCGGTCCCAACTCGGCGCGACGAACTACGGGTCGTACATCAGCCAAATCAGCAACTCGGACGCCGAACTGGCGATTCTGGGCATGACCGGCGGCGACCTCATCAACTTCGTCAATCAGGCCGCGAATCAGGGGTTGAAGGACGACGTGACGCTGGTGAGTCCGACGATGACCTTCCAAGTCGTCCGGGGCGCGCTCGGCCCGGCGGCCTACGGGACCTACGGCGGAGTCCGGTACGTGCCGAAACTCGATACCGGCGACAACCAGCGCTTCGTGTCGGCGTATCAGGACGCCTACGACACGACGCCCGACAGTTTCGCCCGCGTCGCCTACGACTCCATCCGGATGACCGCCCACGGCATCGAGGAGGCCGGGACAAGCGACCCCGAGGAGGTCAAAGACACCCTCGCGGGCCTCGAAGTGCCCAGCACGTTCGGCCCGAACCGGTTCCGGGAGTGTGACCACCAAGCGATGAACCCGGTCTGGGTCGGCGAGAACGTCGAACCGGACTCGGGCGGCCCGGCGAACGTGAGCCTTCAGCAGAAAATCGAGGGCGAGAACGCCATCCCGCCCTGCGACGAGACCGAGTGCGACCTCTAA
- a CDS encoding cupin domain-containing protein: MYEKTSLADLETRDVEDIEPDLKAVGYRLRPEEMRPSVWEFAEGETNNWHRHEEQEELYYVLSGTFLVTVESEEKGESEDGAVERETFELGEDEVVVMPPETWRQFEALDAGRLLVVGAPSVKDDGITGD, translated from the coding sequence ATGTACGAGAAAACTAGCCTTGCGGACCTCGAAACACGCGACGTGGAGGACATCGAACCCGACCTGAAGGCCGTGGGGTATCGACTCCGCCCCGAGGAGATGCGCCCCAGCGTCTGGGAGTTCGCGGAGGGCGAGACGAACAACTGGCACCGCCACGAGGAACAGGAAGAACTCTACTACGTCCTCTCCGGGACGTTTCTCGTGACCGTCGAAAGTGAGGAGAAAGGGGAAAGCGAGGACGGAGCAGTCGAGCGCGAAACCTTCGAACTCGGAGAAGACGAAGTGGTCGTGATGCCGCCCGAGACGTGGCGACAGTTCGAGGCGCTTGATGCGGGCCGCCTGCTGGTCGTCGGCGCGCCGAGCGTGAAGGACGACGGAATCACGGGGGATTAG